In Natranaerovirga hydrolytica, a single window of DNA contains:
- a CDS encoding dimethylarginine dimethylaminohydrolase family protein has protein sequence MLLETRTKIACNNEYDTLKKVIVCDPKYMTIREVINETQKHYKEDNISIDIAMKQHKKFVELLKEQNVEVINLPSLKKYHEQVFTRDIGFVIGEIIFVANMANEARIGEEDILKNYLEGDVISYYNLIGDQIEGGDVLIDGRNIYIGLSNRTNESAVHHMQKLLPRYTIIPISFKEKYLHLDCVFNIISPHEALYYPEAFDEGTLKELKNHYDLIPVCQSEQFSLGTNVFSVGNKKIFSLITNKKINTALSERGYSVIEVEFSEIIKSGGSFRCCTLPILRK, from the coding sequence ATGCTATTGGAAACTAGAACTAAAATAGCTTGTAATAATGAATATGACACACTCAAGAAAGTTATTGTGTGTGACCCTAAATATATGACCATAAGAGAAGTCATCAATGAAACACAAAAACATTATAAAGAAGATAATATAAGCATAGACATTGCAATGAAACAACATAAAAAGTTTGTTGAGTTATTAAAAGAACAAAATGTGGAAGTTATTAATTTACCTTCTTTAAAAAAATACCATGAACAAGTATTTACTAGAGATATTGGTTTTGTAATTGGGGAGATTATTTTTGTAGCCAATATGGCTAATGAGGCAAGGATTGGAGAAGAAGATATATTAAAAAACTACTTAGAAGGGGATGTGATTTCTTATTATAATTTAATTGGAGATCAAATAGAAGGTGGAGATGTTTTAATAGATGGTAGGAACATATATATTGGATTAAGCAATAGGACTAATGAAAGTGCAGTTCATCATATGCAAAAGTTACTCCCAAGGTACACGATCATCCCTATTTCCTTTAAAGAAAAGTACTTACATTTAGATTGTGTCTTTAATATTATCTCACCTCATGAAGCTTTATACTACCCAGAGGCATTTGATGAAGGTACCCTTAAGGAGTTAAAAAATCATTATGATCTAATTCCTGTATGTCAGTCTGAACAATTTTCATTAGGTACCAATGTATTTTCTGTTGGTAATAAAAAAATCTTTAGTTTGATTACGAACAAAAAAATCAATACAGCCTTAAGTGAAAGAGGTTATTCAGTCATAGAAGTAGAATTTTCAGAGATTATAAAATCCGGTGGTTCTTTTAGATGTTGTACGTTACCTATATTAAGAAAATAA
- a CDS encoding tRNA threonylcarbamoyladenosine dehydratase — protein MLHAFSRTEMLIGEEGLEKLKNATVAIFGIGGVGTYAVEGLVRSGIGKVILVDDDEICLTNINRQLHATRKTVGKPKVEVMKDRILEINPKVEVTVYQALYNADTANELLSESYDYVIDAIDMVSSKIDLIVRCSQKDIPIISAMGAGNKMNPTMLEVADIYETSMCPLAKVMRKELKRKNIKQLKVVYSKEKALTPKPIDGDCKTNCICPNKDRTCVTRRQIPGSISFVPSVSGLIIASEVIKDIIEYRRK, from the coding sequence ATGTTACATGCTTTTTCTAGGACAGAAATGCTCATTGGAGAAGAAGGGCTTGAAAAGTTAAAAAATGCAACAGTAGCTATTTTTGGTATAGGGGGCGTAGGCACTTATGCAGTAGAAGGTTTGGTAAGGAGTGGAATCGGTAAAGTCATTTTAGTAGATGATGATGAAATATGCCTTACCAATATTAATAGACAATTACATGCAACCCGTAAGACAGTTGGTAAACCAAAAGTAGAAGTGATGAAAGATAGAATATTAGAGATTAACCCAAAAGTAGAAGTAACTGTTTATCAAGCGTTATATAATGCAGATACAGCAAATGAATTATTATCTGAATCATATGATTATGTGATAGATGCAATAGATATGGTTAGTTCTAAAATCGATTTAATTGTTAGATGCAGTCAAAAAGATATACCAATTATTAGTGCAATGGGAGCAGGTAATAAAATGAATCCCACTATGTTAGAAGTTGCTGATATATATGAAACCAGTATGTGTCCATTGGCAAAAGTCATGCGAAAAGAATTAAAAAGAAAAAATATAAAGCAATTAAAAGTTGTTTATTCAAAAGAAAAGGCATTAACCCCTAAACCAATAGATGGAGACTGTAAAACCAATTGTATTTGTCCTAACAAGGATAGAACTTGTGTGACTAGGCGGCAAATACCTGGGAGCATTTCTTTTGTACCTTCTGTATCAGGCTTGATTATTGCATCAGAAGTGATAAAAGATATTATTGAATATAGAAGAAAATAA